One part of the Saprospiraceae bacterium genome encodes these proteins:
- a CDS encoding histidine kinase — protein sequence MKQPGKFMLFIEVFAAMCFFVLGYRVMIHFVIWPYVTFNKPQTFTTLEFAARLFYSIFDLLQVVGIAAAIKLFRLRINAIKNEKALIQEKLQSEMRHLKSQINPHFLFNMLNSIYSLSRAQSAATPDTVMKLSKILRYMIYETGKKTVPIEEEIKIIDDFIELQQLRFGKRLEVKMEKSIDNNSMQVTPLLLFPLIENAFKHGNGSGASEIRFNITLVQNSLDVCVVNPIEGSSVQSIGEEGIGLPNLRRQLELLYRDYSFVHFEKDNHFVVNLRINLASYAGFELFDSRG from the coding sequence TTGAAACAACCGGGTAAGTTCATGCTGTTTATTGAAGTTTTTGCTGCAATGTGTTTTTTCGTGTTGGGTTACCGTGTCATGATACATTTTGTAATATGGCCTTATGTGACATTCAATAAGCCGCAGACATTTACCACCTTGGAATTTGCAGCACGATTATTTTATTCGATTTTCGATTTATTACAGGTGGTTGGTATTGCAGCAGCTATTAAATTATTCCGGTTGCGGATAAATGCTATCAAAAATGAAAAAGCACTCATACAAGAAAAACTACAGTCTGAAATGAGGCATCTTAAATCGCAAATCAATCCTCACTTTCTGTTTAATATGCTCAACAGCATTTACTCGCTTTCGAGAGCACAATCTGCTGCAACGCCTGATACTGTTATGAAGTTGTCAAAAATTCTTCGCTATATGATTTATGAGACTGGAAAAAAAACGGTTCCTATAGAAGAAGAGATAAAAATTATTGATGATTTTATAGAACTGCAGCAACTTCGTTTTGGAAAAAGATTAGAGGTGAAAATGGAGAAGAGTATTGATAACAACTCCATGCAAGTAACACCACTACTACTTTTTCCGCTTATTGAAAATGCTTTTAAGCATGGAAATGGTTCAGGTGCTTCTGAAATCCGATTCAATATTACATTGGTTCAAAACTCGCTTGATGTATGCGTAGTAAATCCTATTGAAGGTTCATCTGTTCAATCAATTGGGGAAGAAGGAATAGGTTTGCCAAACCTGCGCAGACAACTCGAACTGTTGTACAGAGATTATTCATTTGTTCATTTTGAAAAAGATAATCACTTCGTTGTAAATTTGCGTATTAACTTAGCATCATATGCAGGATTTGAATTGTTTGATAGTAGAGGATGA
- a CDS encoding response regulator transcription factor yields MQDLNCLIVEDESLAADVISDYINQVPGLKLKGTCENVFAAMEKLRCEKIDLIFLDINLPKISGIDFIKTIPDKYDIVLTTAYHQYAIDGFNLNVIDYLLKPIEFNRFLQAVNKVFDKHKKVSSEAHSEIRQRVYHFFNVEKKQVKVFVDDILYIESLKDYVRIHTRKRNFVTKFQIGEIEKILTQEDFIRIHKSYIVNSNMITSYNAQEMEIDDISLPLGRSYKEIVERKLKG; encoded by the coding sequence ATGCAGGATTTGAATTGTTTGATAGTAGAGGATGAATCTCTGGCTGCCGATGTAATTAGCGACTACATCAATCAAGTTCCCGGGCTAAAGCTTAAAGGTACTTGCGAAAATGTATTTGCAGCAATGGAGAAATTGCGTTGTGAAAAAATTGACCTTATTTTTCTCGATATTAATTTGCCGAAAATAAGCGGAATTGATTTTATAAAAACCATTCCTGATAAATATGATATTGTACTTACTACTGCCTATCATCAGTACGCTATTGACGGATTTAATCTCAATGTAATTGATTATCTGCTAAAGCCAATTGAGTTCAACCGTTTTTTGCAAGCAGTAAATAAGGTATTCGACAAACACAAAAAAGTTTCATCGGAAGCACACAGCGAGATTCGTCAAAGGGTATATCATTTTTTTAACGTAGAGAAAAAACAAGTGAAGGTATTTGTGGATGATATACTCTATATTGAAAGTCTGAAGGATTATGTGCGAATTCATACCCGTAAGCGGAATTTCGTTACCAAATTTCAGATCGGTGAAATAGAAAAAATACTAACGCAAGAAGACTTTATTCGTATTCATAAATCCTATATAGTCAATAGCAACATGATTACTTCTTACAATGCACAAGAAATGGAAATAGACGACATTTCTCTTCCTTTAGGGAGGAGTTATAAAGAAATAGTCGAGCGAAAATTAAAAGGATAA
- a CDS encoding DUF1801 domain-containing protein: MIREINSYYLNKEEPNKSCLLALRNIILEQDTNITETQKYGMPCFCYKKKMFCYLWTDKKTNEPYILMVEGKHLVHSKLEAGERSRMKIFRVNPNKDIPVKTIETILQKALDLYRTGIIKLKG; this comes from the coding sequence ATGATTCGAGAAATTAATAGCTATTATTTGAATAAAGAAGAACCAAACAAGAGTTGCTTACTTGCTTTACGAAATATTATTCTTGAACAAGACACAAATATCACTGAAACGCAGAAGTATGGAATGCCCTGTTTCTGCTATAAGAAAAAGATGTTCTGTTATTTATGGACTGATAAAAAAACGAATGAGCCTTACATCCTTATGGTAGAAGGGAAACACCTTGTTCACTCAAAATTAGAGGCAGGCGAACGCTCCAGGATGAAAATTTTTAGAGTTAATCCGAACAAAGATATACCTGTAAAGACGATTGAAACTATTTTGCAAAAAGCGTTAGACTTGTACAGGACAGGTATTATAAAACTCAAAGGATGA
- a CDS encoding TfoX/Sxy family protein — translation MAYNEHLANRVREKFVELPNVTEKEMMGGLTFMYNDKMCVGIIKDELMCRIDPALADTVIEKIGCRTMDFTKRPMKGYIMIDNNGMKTQKDFDFWIELALDFNKKAKSSKKPKKPSY, via the coding sequence ATGGCTTATAATGAACATTTAGCAAATCGAGTAAGAGAAAAATTTGTCGAGCTACCCAACGTTACTGAAAAAGAAATGATGGGTGGCTTGACATTTATGTACAACGACAAAATGTGTGTTGGAATAATTAAAGATGAATTGATGTGTCGAATTGATCCTGCATTGGCCGACACAGTCATTGAAAAAATTGGTTGCCGAACAATGGACTTTACAAAACGACCAATGAAAGGTTATATAATGATAGACAACAATGGAATGAAAACACAAAAGGACTTTGACTTTTGGATTGAACTTGCATTAGACTTTAATAAAAAAGCAAAATCGAGTAAGAAACCCAAAAAGCCAAGCTACTAA
- a CDS encoding VOC family protein, translated as MTNSINWFEIPVLDFARAKKFYEALYGAEIMEMPFPDGKYGMLPCDMEKGVGGGIAQYEGFEPSTKGALIYLNGGEDLNTPLSKVEDAGGKILLPKTAIGQNGFMAHILDTEGNKVALHSMK; from the coding sequence ATGACAAACTCAATTAATTGGTTCGAAATCCCAGTATTAGATTTCGCAAGAGCAAAAAAATTTTATGAAGCATTGTATGGTGCTGAAATAATGGAAATGCCTTTCCCTGATGGAAAATATGGTATGTTACCTTGTGATATGGAAAAAGGTGTTGGAGGTGGAATAGCACAATACGAAGGATTTGAACCTTCAACAAAAGGAGCATTAATCTATTTGAATGGTGGTGAAGATTTAAATACACCGCTTTCAAAGGTAGAAGATGCAGGTGGAAAAATATTATTGCCAAAAACTGCAATTGGACAGAATGGTTTCATGGCTCATATTTTAGACACCGAAGGAAATAAAGTTGCTTTACATTCAATGAAATAA
- a CDS encoding helix-turn-helix transcriptional regulator has product MKQFLRKSDCPINFALEIFGDKWTFLIVRDLMFKGKHYYGEFLLSEEKIATNILADRLSLLDSNGIVSKSSNPSHKQKIRYRLTQKGIDLVPVLIEVIMWSAKYDKDSAVDMKFIKSVKRDKLGLISKISNRLVEELGVS; this is encoded by the coding sequence ATGAAACAATTTTTAAGAAAGTCGGATTGTCCGATAAATTTTGCTTTAGAAATTTTTGGCGACAAGTGGACTTTCCTGATAGTCAGAGATTTAATGTTTAAAGGAAAGCACTATTATGGCGAATTTCTTTTGTCAGAAGAAAAAATTGCAACCAATATTTTAGCGGATAGATTGTCGTTGTTAGATAGTAACGGAATTGTCAGCAAGTCAAGCAACCCAAGTCATAAGCAAAAAATACGGTATCGCCTTACACAAAAAGGAATTGATTTAGTTCCTGTCTTGATTGAAGTTATAATGTGGTCTGCTAAATATGATAAAGATTCCGCTGTTGATATGAAATTTATCAAAAGTGTCAAACGTGATAAACTCGGTTTGATTTCTAAAATTTCAAATCGTCTGGTCGAAGAGTTGGGTGTTTCATAG
- a CDS encoding T9SS type A sorting domain-containing protein: MKNIYFIKILLLVIIVNHSQAQVYKPLGFKNYTPIWSHMHQTDKIPILEGNWIFLEQNYDRDPFVIDDGVLYNVYNIVFGPAWIGGYYLEAIDLADGKLLWDNVFYSENVGERRFANRPEIHGDTLELLIHEEYDNTDTFFRPIWFTAYPRRLSFNKRSGDIINSTFGILKDPNARKLPVPFPYGPTHLYYEGTDFIVINHLALTDTTTGKSSVWYNRFVLDQHGKEKENSEMYIPTEYFKISDLLYDFESNSSFCFYSSETHRDTLTKDFDIGFHYMDRKMQILDSGKLNILNTGEENYFGPAFISSDYFVFRSDSFVEQPYYFKFKYLTLFDRKGIPMEKIDLRALNINSTIINTMQSTLIQTKTGPKILSCVHSRTNRTVDFYLSNGAGQFTKTKSFQTDPGTKTEISLIKIEKVGDNILCYFIHRETATRLSPAPLWSSWIMIKGEDLGVLTANKDVSLDQDNTLKISPNPVSDILKIDFDKLSSGLLNVYNENGQLVFSKYIEFAKELNFNAGLLSNGKYNIQFIQDNIVLNAQFIKVK; this comes from the coding sequence ATGAAAAATATTTATTTTATCAAAATTTTGCTTTTAGTAATAATTGTAAATCATTCACAAGCCCAGGTCTATAAACCATTAGGATTTAAAAATTATACACCTATCTGGTCTCATATGCACCAAACAGATAAAATTCCAATACTTGAAGGCAATTGGATTTTTTTAGAGCAAAATTATGATAGAGACCCTTTTGTCATTGATGATGGTGTTTTATATAATGTATATAATATTGTTTTTGGGCCTGCCTGGATAGGAGGTTACTATCTCGAGGCTATTGATTTAGCAGATGGAAAGCTTCTATGGGATAATGTTTTCTATAGTGAAAATGTTGGAGAAAGACGATTTGCCAATCGTCCAGAAATACATGGCGACACGCTAGAGTTATTGATTCATGAAGAATATGATAACACTGATACTTTTTTTAGACCAATTTGGTTTACTGCCTATCCCAGAAGGTTAAGCTTCAATAAACGATCAGGAGATATCATAAATTCTACTTTTGGTATTCTAAAAGATCCAAATGCCCGTAAACTTCCAGTACCATTTCCATACGGTCCGACACACCTTTATTATGAAGGTACAGACTTCATAGTCATTAACCACCTTGCTTTAACTGATACTACCACAGGCAAAAGCAGTGTGTGGTATAACAGATTTGTTCTTGACCAACATGGAAAAGAGAAAGAAAATTCTGAAATGTACATCCCTACAGAATATTTTAAGATTTCTGATCTATTATATGATTTTGAAAGTAATAGTTCATTTTGTTTCTACTCCTCAGAGACTCACCGAGATACTTTAACTAAAGATTTTGATATCGGTTTCCATTATATGGATAGAAAAATGCAAATCTTGGATTCAGGTAAGCTTAACATTTTGAATACGGGTGAAGAAAATTATTTTGGTCCAGCTTTTATTTCATCTGATTATTTTGTCTTTAGATCTGATTCTTTTGTAGAACAACCTTATTATTTTAAATTTAAGTATCTAACGCTATTCGACCGTAAAGGAATCCCAATGGAGAAGATTGATTTAAGAGCACTGAATATCAATTCTACTATTATAAACACCATGCAGTCCACACTTATTCAGACGAAAACTGGACCTAAAATTCTTTCTTGTGTTCATTCTAGAACAAATCGCACTGTAGATTTTTATTTATCAAATGGTGCGGGACAATTTACTAAGACAAAATCATTTCAAACCGACCCTGGTACGAAAACAGAAATTAGTCTAATTAAAATAGAAAAAGTGGGTGATAATATATTGTGTTATTTTATACATAGAGAAACCGCAACCCGATTGTCTCCTGCTCCACTTTGGTCAAGTTGGATTATGATTAAAGGTGAAGACCTAGGTGTATTGACAGCAAACAAAGATGTAAGTTTAGACCAAGATAATACATTAAAAATATCGCCCAATCCAGTTTCTGATATTTTGAAAATAGATTTTGATAAATTATCTTCAGGTTTGCTGAATGTTTATAACGAAAATGGTCAGTTGGTATTTTCTAAATATATTGAGTTCGCTAAAGAATTAAATTTTAATGCAGGTCTTTTATCAAATGGAAAATATAATATTCAGTTTATCCAAGATAACATAGTTTTGAATGCTCAATTTATTAAAGTTAAATAA
- a CDS encoding GNAT family N-acetyltransferase yields the protein MQNNIITMVNNKLEIILRPTGIEDLDTLFQFQLDIEGGYLAAFMPKDPTDKTTYIKKHTKLLDDPTVNNQTILLDNIIVGSIAKFVMEGDTEITYWIDRKFWGQGIATKALNEFLAIESIRPIIGRVAFDNFGSQKVLEKCGFNKVGSDIGFANARQMEIEEFIYKLS from the coding sequence ATGCAAAATAATATAATAACAATGGTAAACAACAAACTTGAAATAATACTTAGACCCACTGGAATTGAAGACTTGGATACTTTATTTCAATTTCAACTTGATATAGAAGGCGGATACCTAGCTGCATTTATGCCGAAAGACCCGACAGATAAAACTACCTATATAAAAAAACACACAAAGTTGTTAGACGACCCAACAGTAAACAATCAAACAATCCTTCTTGACAATATTATTGTGGGAAGTATTGCTAAGTTTGTTATGGAAGGCGATACAGAAATTACTTATTGGATTGACAGGAAATTTTGGGGACAGGGCATTGCAACAAAAGCACTAAATGAATTTCTTGCTATTGAATCGATAAGACCAATTATTGGACGAGTTGCATTTGACAATTTTGGGTCACAGAAAGTGTTAGAAAAATGTGGCTTTAACAAAGTTGGATCTGATATAGGATTTGCAAATGCCAGACAAATGGAGATAGAAGAATTTATTTATAAATTGAGTTGA
- a CDS encoding VOC family protein codes for MKKVTGIGGIFFKCKDPHKMREWYKTNLGLNTNQYGAVFEWFQGADSTKKGFSQWSPFTEKTKYFEPSTKDFMINYRVENLDDLIEELKKNGVTVTDSIEKVEYGKFVHILDIEGNKIELWEPNDIEFEKLGEQIGAKTTK; via the coding sequence ATGAAAAAAGTAACAGGCATTGGGGGTATTTTTTTCAAATGCAAAGACCCTCATAAAATGAGAGAATGGTATAAAACAAATCTTGGATTAAATACAAACCAATATGGGGCTGTTTTTGAATGGTTTCAAGGTGCTGATAGCACCAAAAAAGGATTTTCTCAATGGAGTCCATTTACTGAAAAAACCAAATATTTTGAGCCGTCAACCAAGGATTTTATGATTAATTACAGAGTAGAAAACCTGGATGATCTGATCGAAGAACTGAAGAAAAACGGTGTAACAGTTACTGACTCAATTGAAAAAGTTGAATATGGTAAATTTGTTCACATTCTGGACATCGAGGGCAATAAAATTGAATTATGGGAGCCTAACGATATTGAATTTGAAAAACTAGGTGAGCAAATAGGTGCTAAAACTACAAAATAG
- a CDS encoding SRPBCC family protein, translating into MNIVITILLGLVGFIAFLLIIALFLKKEHYVYREIIINAPSQKVFDFLKLLKNQDKFNKWAKADPNRKWEYKGTDGTVGFTISWNGNKKAGEGEKKIMNIIEGKRIETQIRFVKPMAVTSDVIMETESLSDNQTKVSLINSGILKYPMNIFIPLAERNFPKDMDSSLFTLKNILEK; encoded by the coding sequence ATGAACATCGTAATTACAATTTTACTTGGCCTAGTTGGCTTTATTGCCTTCCTACTAATTATAGCTCTTTTCTTAAAAAAGGAACATTACGTTTATCGTGAAATCATCATCAATGCACCAAGTCAAAAAGTATTTGACTTTTTAAAGTTGCTCAAAAACCAGGACAAGTTTAACAAATGGGCAAAGGCTGACCCCAACAGGAAATGGGAATACAAAGGAACTGACGGAACAGTCGGATTCACTATTTCCTGGAATGGAAATAAAAAAGCCGGTGAAGGAGAAAAGAAAATAATGAACATCATTGAAGGGAAAAGAATTGAAACTCAAATTCGGTTTGTAAAACCAATGGCAGTCACTTCCGATGTAATCATGGAGACTGAATCTTTATCCGATAATCAAACCAAAGTATCCTTGATAAATTCCGGCATATTGAAATATCCAATGAATATATTTATTCCATTGGCTGAAAGAAACTTTCCGAAAGATATGGATAGTAGTTTGTTCACTTTGAAAAACATTCTTGAAAAGTAA
- a CDS encoding amidohydrolase family protein, which yields MKISGSLFLLIIICYTNIIIGQINKSDTTFLIIKNINIIDVSSGKILKKQNVVIKGQFIYYIGNSFSERTSTNTKYIDGKGKYLCPGLWDMHFHLCWDINNDTLLYPALLKNGITGIRDMGGDLKIMSAFKRLENVNKLHIYGAGPMIDGNPPVYHDFSLPVDNSSDITKLLDSLKNNGSDFFKTYSLLKEKQLKEISAYCRKNDFHFAGHLSEYVKPETSISLGQKSIEHLNGLYEIWNESRNRFDSLTDLMLEHHTYVCPTIITYQLKTQLRDSTIVNKEYSKYIPTALVKEWKITWGKRVERHQKLKDWDKLDKTYLSQLRLISRLHKKGVKILAGSDFAGMPFVYPGISLHQELKLLTKAGLSNYEALKTATINSAIFMNKQNLYGSISVGKYADLLILEKNPLDNIDNLQSVGLVMINGQQIILKNDNE from the coding sequence GTGAAAATATCTGGAAGTCTTTTTTTGCTCATCATTATTTGTTACACCAATATCATTATTGGACAAATCAATAAATCAGATACTACATTTTTGATAATTAAAAACATTAATATCATTGATGTAAGTAGTGGAAAAATTTTAAAAAAACAGAATGTCGTTATAAAAGGACAATTCATTTATTACATAGGAAATTCATTTTCAGAAAGGACATCGACCAACACAAAATATATAGATGGAAAGGGAAAATACTTATGCCCCGGACTTTGGGACATGCATTTTCATTTATGCTGGGATATAAACAATGATACTTTGTTGTATCCTGCACTTTTAAAAAATGGAATCACAGGTATTCGCGATATGGGTGGAGATCTCAAAATTATGAGTGCATTCAAAAGGTTGGAAAACGTAAACAAACTGCATATATATGGAGCGGGACCAATGATTGATGGTAATCCACCAGTTTATCATGACTTCTCCCTGCCAGTAGATAACAGTTCTGATATCACGAAACTTTTAGACAGTTTAAAAAACAATGGAAGCGATTTTTTTAAAACCTATTCCCTTTTAAAAGAAAAACAGTTAAAAGAAATCTCCGCTTATTGCAGGAAAAATGATTTTCATTTTGCAGGACACCTTTCTGAATATGTTAAACCAGAAACATCAATATCCCTAGGACAAAAAAGCATTGAACATCTTAATGGTTTATATGAGATTTGGAATGAAAGTAGAAACAGATTTGATAGTTTAACAGATCTGATGTTAGAACATCATACATATGTCTGCCCGACAATTATAACCTACCAATTAAAAACACAACTTAGGGATTCTACAATTGTAAATAAAGAGTATTCAAAATATATTCCAACTGCACTTGTAAAAGAATGGAAAATAACTTGGGGAAAACGTGTGGAAAGACATCAAAAGCTTAAGGATTGGGACAAACTTGATAAAACGTATTTATCTCAATTACGGCTGATAAGCAGACTACACAAAAAAGGTGTAAAGATATTAGCGGGTAGTGATTTTGCAGGAATGCCATTTGTATATCCGGGCATAAGCTTACATCAGGAGCTTAAATTACTAACTAAAGCTGGGTTATCAAATTACGAAGCTTTAAAAACTGCAACCATCAATTCTGCAATTTTCATGAATAAGCAAAATCTTTACGGTTCAATATCAGTAGGAAAGTATGCAGATTTACTCATCTTGGAAAAAAATCCACTCGATAATATTGATAACCTTCAATCGGTTGGTCTTGTTATGATAAATGGACAACAAATAATCTTAAAAAATGATAACGAATGA
- a CDS encoding nuclear transport factor 2 family protein: protein MTTTEKEIFAIVKAWNDSFTHNDNETYFTYIHDDLTLFIPSCPYRIEGKADDKDEFDWSLSKSRTKVHFFQEMQPKIQIYGDTAVVTYHNRGAYGPDGNEQVYYLKETNVLIKENDKWKIIHIHTSK, encoded by the coding sequence ATGACAACCACAGAGAAAGAAATTTTTGCAATTGTAAAAGCTTGGAACGACAGCTTTACACACAATGACAATGAAACTTACTTTACTTACATCCATGATGATTTGACCTTGTTCATTCCTTCATGTCCATATCGTATTGAGGGTAAAGCGGACGATAAAGATGAATTTGATTGGTCACTAAGTAAATCACGAACCAAGGTTCACTTTTTTCAAGAAATGCAACCCAAAATCCAGATTTATGGCGACACAGCAGTTGTTACTTATCACAATCGGGGAGCTTATGGCCCTGATGGTAATGAACAAGTTTATTATTTAAAGGAAACCAATGTTTTAATTAAGGAAAATGATAAATGGAAAATTATCCATATCCATACCTCAAAATAA
- a CDS encoding DUF4287 domain-containing protein: MEKGFIEKTGKPLEHWIKVVKQSKIEKHLEIINFLKAEYGFTYGFANLVALKTKKSDAASINDTTLLSNQYKGKEHLKPIYDELISKILTFGKDIQVAPKKAYVSLVRKKQFVTLKPATKTRFEIGIILKGQKPKGKLESEKPNAMCTHKICIASIDEIDKEVIEWIKSAYGKAGK, translated from the coding sequence ATGGAAAAAGGATTCATTGAGAAAACAGGAAAGCCACTAGAACATTGGATTAAAGTAGTGAAGCAATCTAAAATTGAAAAGCATTTAGAAATTATAAATTTCTTGAAAGCTGAATACGGCTTTACTTATGGCTTCGCAAATTTAGTAGCATTGAAAACAAAGAAATCTGATGCAGCATCAATAAATGACACTACTCTATTGAGCAATCAGTATAAGGGGAAGGAACACCTAAAACCTATTTACGATGAATTAATTTCAAAGATTTTGACTTTCGGAAAGGATATTCAAGTAGCGCCCAAAAAAGCGTATGTAAGTTTGGTACGTAAAAAGCAATTTGTGACTCTTAAACCAGCAACAAAGACACGATTTGAAATTGGAATTATTCTAAAAGGGCAAAAACCAAAGGGCAAATTAGAGTCGGAAAAGCCAAATGCCATGTGCACTCACAAAATATGCATTGCAAGTATAGACGAAATTGATAAAGAAGTAATTGAATGGATTAAGTCGGCATATGGTAAAGCAGGAAAATAA
- a CDS encoding DUF1761 domain-containing protein, with protein sequence MNFSEVIQNLNWFAIILAALSTFMIGGIWYSVFEKPWMTVNNLTNEDLKKRNMPIVFGLSFLFSLIMSVNLAMFIGKENVTFGAIAGFMTGFGWVAFAIAMISLFENRPIKYVLINGGYMIVSFTLMGVILGAWK encoded by the coding sequence ATGAACTTTTCAGAAGTAATTCAAAATCTAAACTGGTTTGCAATAATTCTTGCAGCTTTATCAACTTTTATGATTGGTGGAATTTGGTATTCCGTATTTGAAAAACCATGGATGACTGTCAACAACCTCACAAATGAAGACTTAAAGAAGCGAAATATGCCGATAGTCTTTGGATTATCGTTTCTTTTCTCTCTGATAATGTCAGTTAATTTGGCTATGTTTATCGGTAAAGAAAATGTAACATTCGGAGCCATTGCAGGCTTTATGACTGGTTTTGGTTGGGTAGCCTTTGCAATTGCAATGATCTCTTTATTTGAAAATAGACCGATAAAATATGTTTTAATCAATGGAGGTTATATGATAGTATCGTTTACGCTTATGGGGGTAATTTTAGGTGCATGGAAATAA
- a CDS encoding DJ-1/PfpI family protein: MHKIFFFLFLFNHAFGQFKADSTYKPLNVAILLYDGVELLDFAGPGEVFQQANFNGKDAFTVYTVGVDSNKLLSQNFLNITTQYVIEDCPMPEILIIPGGNNLSLVSNEKLIAWISKVNHKAEYVLSVCNGLNLLAKTGNLDGMTATSHYGAIENLIKNYPKINIVTGKRFVDNGRIITTEGVSAGIDGSLYLLSKMFNMEVANDVAKIMMYSWKPETLDYLVTQKKDTLFEKRISAFTWMPDGKAIILNIFKIDKTENTPPIPKKFKFTIPSQTVDFLPIDGGGLSVSPDGNSVVYIKQVNGKDQIYLYNLNEKEDKLLINDTLKKYAVSWSSDGQNFAYNIQKGKGANAKVEICTYNIQTNRINQITKNSAFKCYTPAWNTKGDKIVYTSEKGDQRDQIYLTDKNGNYHTNLTNDTTTHNYAPCWLDEKTIMYIQAPGVIMTMKIDGTHKQKVEGISTTQFKYNLISNSILYLDADGNLMIADLNNKSMKILINHNQLNALFCDSYFKK; encoded by the coding sequence ATGCATAAAATATTTTTCTTCCTATTTCTTTTCAATCATGCCTTTGGACAATTTAAGGCTGACAGTACTTATAAGCCATTAAATGTTGCAATACTGCTATATGATGGAGTAGAACTTTTAGATTTTGCAGGACCTGGTGAAGTATTTCAACAAGCCAACTTTAACGGTAAAGATGCTTTTACTGTTTATACTGTTGGAGTAGATTCAAACAAACTTTTAAGTCAAAATTTTCTGAATATTACTACACAATATGTAATTGAGGATTGCCCAATGCCAGAAATATTAATTATCCCAGGTGGCAATAATTTATCACTTGTAAGCAACGAAAAATTAATTGCGTGGATATCAAAAGTAAATCATAAGGCAGAATACGTTCTATCGGTTTGTAATGGGCTAAACCTACTTGCCAAAACAGGTAATTTAGACGGAATGACAGCAACCAGCCATTATGGTGCGATTGAAAACCTAATTAAAAACTACCCAAAAATAAATATAGTTACCGGTAAACGTTTTGTTGATAATGGCAGAATTATTACTACCGAAGGAGTTTCTGCCGGGATTGATGGCTCTTTATATCTTCTGTCTAAAATGTTTAATATGGAAGTGGCTAATGATGTTGCTAAAATAATGATGTACAGCTGGAAACCCGAAACGCTAGATTATCTCGTTACTCAAAAAAAAGATACATTATTCGAAAAACGAATTTCGGCTTTTACTTGGATGCCTGATGGCAAAGCGATAATACTGAATATCTTTAAAATTGATAAGACTGAAAATACACCTCCAATTCCCAAAAAATTCAAATTTACTATTCCGTCACAAACAGTTGACTTTTTGCCCATTGATGGAGGAGGATTGTCCGTATCTCCTGACGGAAATTCAGTAGTCTATATTAAGCAGGTTAATGGCAAGGATCAAATTTACTTATACAACTTGAATGAAAAAGAAGACAAACTATTAATAAATGATACGCTAAAAAAGTATGCGGTTAGTTGGTCTTCAGATGGCCAAAATTTTGCTTATAATATTCAGAAAGGTAAAGGGGCGAATGCAAAAGTTGAAATTTGCACTTACAATATTCAAACAAACAGGATAAACCAAATCACTAAAAACAGTGCCTTCAAATGCTACACCCCTGCTTGGAATACGAAGGGCGATAAGATTGTTTATACTTCGGAAAAGGGTGATCAGAGAGACCAGATTTATTTAACAGATAAAAATGGAAATTATCATACCAATCTTACCAACGACACCACGACACATAACTATGCTCCATGTTGGCTGGACGAAAAGACTATTATGTACATCCAAGCACCCGGTGTTATAATGACGATGAAAATAGACGGCACTCACAAACAAAAAGTAGAAGGAATAAGCACAACCCAATTCAAATATAATTTGATTTCAAATAGTATATTATACTTAGACGCTGACGGAAATCTGATGATCGCTGATTTGAATAACAAATCCATGAAAATTCTCATTAATCACAATCAGTTGAATGCTCTTTTTTGCGATTCTTATTTTAAAAAATAA